From Spirochaeta isovalerica, the proteins below share one genomic window:
- a CDS encoding alpha/beta hydrolase, protein MKSVKLNPGTWLAIAVLLIMAGTISAHFFNTSAYKVQVTEISFQTDKGMLNGLLYLPAGAGPADPRPTIITTHGYLNAKEMQDAPAIEMSRRGFVVLALDMYAHGDSYLNSVPLSNPFFAFWPSSIYDAVQYMYNQPYVLKDDNGNGIIGVSGHSMGGFSSTMAVVMDEQAYQKALAEGNAAVRKISAVLTAGSDFRWTSYLGVDAKAYNASLANRTAGAISGQFDEFFFDSSAYGTGRTIVRKNYAKTADGMEFLGNPSDAKDGVFYSTAGGGRRIIYQPKETHPWNHFSIKTTAYQIEFYNVSFQRYLPQTSIKETSQIWRFKEYSEFIALIGFFLLFIPMIQLLMTTPFFSTVKSAPIVEFDGPVKKSGKAVFWAIIAFSALFPAVYFQTLMAKLPGGLGQIKLVSSLIFIAAVVVALFFRFRKKDEKKFGGWILTSFAAFLVFGLTVGAGNLFQLSPFFNEPQTNAVVFWAMLVAVVTFLILCLTYLTINKPAGMDLRQYGLIISPVNILKSFLLAVIAASAGYVFLFIIDLLFKTDFRIWLVAVRAFNSDHFMSALRYMPFFFLYYFSNGVALQVNTNSKYLQGVKGYLVSYLINIGGLILFLIAQYGKLFITGTASFPTVSLNSIVLIGFVVMLFIATVITKKALEKTNNVYTGAFLNTIVFTLMAVSSSTMYINLT, encoded by the coding sequence TTGAAATCTGTAAAACTGAATCCGGGAACATGGCTGGCCATTGCGGTTCTTCTCATAATGGCAGGAACAATTTCTGCCCATTTTTTCAACACATCCGCCTATAAAGTCCAGGTAACCGAAATTTCCTTTCAAACCGACAAGGGTATGCTGAATGGTCTTCTCTATCTCCCTGCAGGTGCCGGCCCTGCCGATCCCAGACCGACGATCATAACAACCCATGGTTATCTCAATGCCAAAGAAATGCAGGACGCTCCGGCCATTGAAATGTCCAGAAGGGGTTTTGTCGTTCTGGCTCTGGATATGTATGCCCATGGCGATTCCTATTTGAACAGCGTTCCTCTGAGCAATCCTTTCTTCGCTTTCTGGCCGTCATCAATCTATGATGCAGTTCAATATATGTACAATCAACCCTATGTTCTGAAAGACGATAACGGTAACGGAATTATCGGAGTAAGCGGCCATTCCATGGGCGGGTTTTCTTCAACAATGGCAGTTGTGATGGACGAACAGGCCTATCAGAAAGCTCTTGCCGAAGGAAATGCAGCCGTTCGTAAAATATCCGCCGTTTTGACTGCGGGATCGGATTTCCGCTGGACATCATATCTGGGCGTTGACGCCAAAGCCTATAACGCCAGTCTGGCAAATAGAACAGCAGGTGCCATCAGCGGCCAGTTCGATGAGTTCTTTTTCGACTCCAGCGCCTATGGCACAGGCCGGACCATCGTCAGAAAGAATTATGCGAAAACGGCTGACGGTATGGAGTTTCTCGGTAACCCCTCTGATGCAAAAGACGGAGTGTTTTATTCGACTGCGGGAGGGGGAAGAAGAATTATCTATCAACCGAAAGAAACTCATCCCTGGAATCATTTCTCTATAAAAACGACCGCTTATCAGATTGAGTTTTATAATGTCTCTTTCCAGAGGTACTTGCCTCAAACGTCTATTAAGGAAACCAGTCAGATATGGCGGTTCAAAGAGTATTCCGAATTCATCGCGCTTATCGGATTCTTTCTGTTATTCATTCCGATGATACAGCTTCTTATGACAACACCGTTCTTCAGCACCGTAAAATCCGCTCCCATTGTCGAATTCGACGGTCCCGTAAAAAAATCAGGAAAGGCTGTTTTCTGGGCGATCATAGCTTTCAGCGCTCTCTTTCCAGCTGTTTATTTTCAAACGCTAATGGCCAAACTCCCAGGAGGTCTGGGGCAGATTAAACTTGTATCGTCTCTTATTTTTATTGCGGCTGTTGTTGTTGCTTTATTTTTCCGGTTCAGAAAGAAGGACGAAAAGAAATTCGGCGGATGGATTCTAACTTCCTTTGCGGCTTTTCTGGTTTTCGGATTAACTGTCGGAGCTGGCAATTTGTTCCAATTGAGTCCTTTCTTCAATGAGCCGCAGACAAATGCCGTCGTTTTCTGGGCTATGTTAGTGGCCGTGGTGACATTCCTTATCCTATGCCTCACCTATTTGACCATAAACAAACCCGCAGGGATGGATCTCAGGCAATACGGTCTGATAATCTCCCCGGTCAATATACTGAAATCTTTCCTTCTGGCTGTCATTGCAGCATCAGCCGGTTATGTTTTTCTTTTTATCATCGATCTCTTGTTCAAGACGGACTTCAGAATATGGCTGGTAGCGGTAAGAGCTTTCAATTCAGATCATTTTATGTCCGCCCTGCGTTATATGCCTTTCTTCTTTCTGTACTATTTTTCCAATGGTGTTGCCCTGCAAGTCAATACGAACTCGAAATATCTACAGGGTGTCAAAGGCTACCTGGTTTCCTATCTGATCAATATCGGCGGATTGATTCTCTTCCTTATCGCCCAGTACGGTAAGCTTTTCATAACTGGTACAGCGTCATTTCCTACTGTTTCACTCAACAGTATTGTTCTCATAGGATTCGTCGTTATGCTTTTTATTGCCACCGTGATTACCAAGAAAGCATTGGAAAAAACAAATAATGTGTACACAGGAGCTTTTCTCAACACAATTGTTTTTACTCTGATGGCTGTTTCAAGCTCGACGATGTACATCAATCTGACATAA
- a CDS encoding IclR family transcriptional regulator: MNKEKSTVVPALDKGLKILEILSRNQDFMTMSQIAKSMDYKVSEIQRMVEYLFQNGYINKNHQGGFYISSKFFSLASRIDFHHILISRATPLMNQFALSSCESIQLSVLVDRELLLLVHTEGTRTLRLSIKPGMYDPMETISGKVLISHLSEIDQDKFSLSREDHKNLKKIKKSCDTNGYCVGESSCLQGIYKLSTYIRSTDSVKAAALTCSFALPREEKLAEYRKKLIDKLLETKEKIEELL; this comes from the coding sequence ATGAATAAAGAAAAATCCACAGTTGTTCCGGCATTGGATAAAGGTCTGAAAATACTGGAAATACTGAGCCGTAATCAGGATTTCATGACCATGAGTCAGATTGCCAAGAGCATGGATTATAAGGTTTCGGAAATCCAGAGAATGGTGGAATATCTATTTCAGAACGGGTATATCAATAAGAATCATCAGGGCGGATTCTATATCAGCAGCAAGTTCTTCTCTCTGGCATCCCGGATAGATTTTCATCATATCCTGATCAGCAGAGCCACTCCGCTCATGAACCAGTTCGCTCTGAGCAGCTGTGAATCCATTCAGCTCTCGGTGCTGGTGGACCGGGAACTTCTACTTCTCGTTCATACGGAAGGAACCAGAACTCTTCGTCTGAGTATTAAGCCGGGAATGTATGACCCCATGGAGACGATTTCGGGAAAGGTTTTAATTTCCCATCTTTCCGAGATCGATCAGGACAAATTCAGTCTCAGCAGGGAAGATCATAAAAATTTGAAGAAAATTAAAAAATCCTGTGACACCAATGGCTATTGCGTCGGCGAGAGTTCCTGTCTTCAGGGCATATACAAATTGTCAACTTATATTCGCAGCACGGATTCTGTGAAAGCTGCGGCTCTGACATGCAGCTTTGCACTACCCAGGGAAGAGAAACTTGCCGAGTACAGAAAAAAACTGATTGATAAATTACTGGAAACAAAAGAGAAGATAGAAGAGCTGCTATAA
- a CDS encoding ARMT1-like domain-containing protein — protein sequence MNDQITTAKEGSFARFTIEKRVPSILSDLVSHNRFSSAVEFSLKAFMESVPAGSLTTLDTSYPFSAGINASLENHCDYNWLNAPFLFLENYLYHKIAEICGFFSNRHDYFLYKKEADIRGGREKISRELQRINSIHSFPEISLLNLMGNRADLSQSSLSYSADSKSELLIDHREQATDIIAESRQVHIVLDNAGEELFYDLLMVYWFFKNTGIRKIHLHFKQLPYFVSDALISDYRHLLKILSEDKTTEWFVRDMNRFEEEEMLVLSDNPYWSSGELYSQIPERLAGEFSDADLVIFKGDLNYRRLVGDNDWKWDTETASLVNYFPSDILISRILKCEVMTGLDQEAVPDRNKTEWMFSGNYGQLELVRSHNSGL from the coding sequence ATGAATGATCAGATAACGACAGCAAAGGAAGGATCTTTTGCCAGATTTACCATTGAAAAACGGGTTCCTTCCATTCTCAGCGATCTGGTTTCCCATAACCGGTTCTCTTCTGCGGTAGAGTTTTCTCTGAAGGCATTCATGGAATCAGTTCCCGCAGGATCGCTCACGACTCTGGATACTTCATATCCTTTTTCTGCCGGAATAAATGCATCTCTGGAAAATCATTGCGATTACAACTGGCTCAATGCCCCTTTTCTGTTTCTGGAAAACTACCTCTATCATAAGATTGCCGAAATATGCGGATTTTTCTCCAACAGGCATGATTATTTTCTCTATAAGAAAGAGGCCGATATAAGAGGGGGGCGGGAAAAGATTTCCAGGGAACTGCAGAGAATCAATTCGATTCATTCTTTTCCTGAGATCTCTCTGCTCAATCTGATGGGGAACAGAGCGGATCTCAGTCAGAGCTCTTTGTCATATTCGGCCGATTCCAAATCGGAACTCCTGATAGATCATCGTGAACAGGCTACAGACATAATAGCTGAGTCCCGGCAGGTTCATATCGTCCTTGATAATGCGGGAGAAGAGCTCTTTTATGATCTTCTGATGGTTTACTGGTTCTTTAAAAATACCGGAATCCGAAAAATCCATCTCCACTTCAAACAGTTACCCTATTTTGTTTCAGACGCCCTGATCAGTGACTATCGGCACCTTTTGAAAATTCTTTCAGAGGATAAGACAACGGAATGGTTCGTCCGGGATATGAATCGGTTCGAGGAAGAGGAAATGTTGGTCCTAAGCGATAACCCATACTGGAGCAGCGGTGAATTGTATTCCCAAATACCAGAGAGGCTGGCCGGGGAATTCTCCGACGCTGATCTTGTTATTTTCAAAGGCGATCTCAATTACCGGAGATTGGTGGGGGATAATGACTGGAAATGGGACACTGAAACAGCATCGCTTGTCAATTATTTCCCATCAGATATTCTCATCAGCCGGATACTGAAATGCGAAGTGATGACGGGATTGGACCAGGAAGCCGTACCGGATAGAAATAAAACCGAATGGATGTTCAGCGGTAATTACGGACAGCTCGAGCTGGTGAGATCACATAATTCTGGACTTTAA
- a CDS encoding bacteriohemerythrin, giving the protein MINNHIPKWDDSFSVGNDRIDHQHQYFLSLIEYLDESVDSNTSPAFVKHMLDEILLYARFHFCSEENMMEQYEYAGYNRHKKLHEQLLHEVTRKIIHFSMNKAELADIIEFLLSWFLTHTINEDKMFHESLK; this is encoded by the coding sequence ATGATTAACAACCATATTCCAAAGTGGGATGATAGTTTTTCTGTCGGAAATGATAGAATTGACCATCAGCATCAATATTTTCTCAGTCTTATCGAATACCTGGATGAGTCTGTCGATTCCAACACTTCACCGGCTTTTGTTAAACATATGCTTGATGAGATACTCCTGTACGCCAGATTCCATTTCTGCAGCGAGGAAAACATGATGGAGCAATATGAGTATGCCGGATACAATAGACATAAGAAGCTGCATGAACAGCTCCTTCACGAAGTGACCAGAAAAATCATTCATTTCAGTATGAATAAGGCAGAACTGGCTGATATAATAGAATTTCTGCTGAGCTGGTTCTTAACCCATACGATAAATGAAGACAAGATGTTCCACGAATCACTTAAGTAG
- a CDS encoding DUF1266 domain-containing protein encodes MKKTIIAILIIFSLSGLFANDPSDSVIIEIYRQFQPVGNYKVEVVPDPGDDSAEEITKEYRTDEKGRISIPWEEMPSNRPFLRIWAYDPEIRQALTYPLIGQRGKVLRFNLLDSIQYKQDGRVITWNSVENASTYQIEGFRFSESFSPWKIVTGFVNSWKDGETERYSQYLKDSLQIDNPLFQMKGDISEFVIPRDINNLNEIGISISAFNPLGKLIAQSPIFIPTGSEAVAQNEVRIEFTSWNKSVVDYEFFIGYKNDEGKLETLRTISTGDSYFSVIEKDSSWPEDVLVLIPIFMNDSKGDRIRKYMTLSDKWGKVLRFNLQSPVTLKLEDETFSWNEAPFAEEYKVSFYLYKEAERKQSSPPFVEYDIVNDPSIPFEPESVTTYSNLINYSEPLKEMIINSPDQFVWPEDLALKCLYGIVVRAYDADGNIVGISKLTPWPGESPVLEWDNSSFQKDAAALALSGIMMKIHLTNYDSLPVYPISHWKYNSLKETSLARDWGIFSGEDLRSDLQRLEREGHSASLRSVLNAIDNYPGMPLWEAAMREGLRMNQLKRVYTVKRLKELFGSRLLHAWDWGRAIYLIRWSYTLGYIKEDEAWNLIHHFQELIQTEYSSWEDFGQSYVLGRFYWSSGQGTELEKTREALDYMNEIFSDENSPWNGFWSDKELIISAEPVNFDEVLSLSEEEELFNWVLDTQKALGEYPNLFEKYAGMGPAGWKDYPQIREMFLLAAERAGQLKEEKAALMQSIKDFPLYYPFIQQLARLEEIEGSYDKALEAFGRMEEWALDLPQNQYLRSRLYYLQEDFDSALQLLAKPADEEFQGEWFYYNSHYVTGVIKLKQGFPSEALPHLEIVYSNSPDNSYNQYYYAVSLLLSGAGDPDEIEDMLTRAESAGEFTISDWIWEKLTELKQKLDGLQNL; translated from the coding sequence ATGAAAAAAACAATAATAGCTATTTTAATCATATTCTCTTTATCCGGTTTATTCGCAAATGATCCTTCGGATTCAGTCATTATCGAAATATACAGGCAGTTCCAACCTGTTGGAAACTACAAAGTTGAAGTGGTGCCTGATCCGGGCGATGATTCGGCAGAAGAGATAACAAAAGAATACAGAACCGATGAAAAAGGCCGCATATCAATTCCCTGGGAGGAGATGCCCTCCAACAGGCCCTTTCTGAGAATCTGGGCTTATGACCCGGAAATCCGTCAGGCTCTCACATACCCGCTAATAGGCCAAAGGGGAAAGGTTCTTCGCTTTAATCTGCTCGACAGCATTCAATATAAACAGGACGGCAGAGTCATAACCTGGAATTCTGTTGAAAATGCCTCTACCTATCAGATTGAAGGATTCAGGTTCAGTGAGAGCTTTTCCCCCTGGAAAATCGTAACCGGTTTCGTCAATTCATGGAAAGATGGAGAAACAGAAAGGTACAGTCAGTATCTGAAAGATTCTCTGCAGATTGACAATCCCCTGTTTCAGATGAAAGGAGATATCTCGGAGTTTGTCATTCCCCGGGACATAAATAATCTCAATGAAATCGGGATAAGCATTTCGGCCTTTAACCCCCTTGGAAAACTGATCGCCCAGAGTCCCATATTCATTCCTACCGGGAGCGAGGCTGTGGCTCAAAACGAAGTTAGGATAGAATTCACCTCATGGAATAAAAGCGTAGTCGATTACGAGTTTTTTATAGGATATAAGAATGACGAGGGAAAACTGGAAACGCTCCGGACCATCTCGACGGGAGACAGCTATTTTTCCGTTATAGAAAAAGATTCTTCATGGCCGGAAGATGTGCTGGTTTTAATTCCCATTTTCATGAACGATTCCAAAGGCGACCGAATCCGGAAATATATGACGCTCAGCGACAAATGGGGGAAAGTGCTAAGATTTAACCTCCAGTCTCCTGTAACGCTCAAACTGGAAGATGAGACCTTTTCATGGAACGAAGCTCCTTTCGCAGAGGAATACAAAGTATCTTTCTATCTCTACAAAGAAGCCGAGCGAAAGCAATCCAGCCCGCCTTTTGTGGAATATGATATTGTCAACGACCCTTCCATCCCCTTTGAGCCCGAATCGGTAACAACCTATTCCAATCTGATTAATTATTCAGAACCTTTGAAGGAAATGATTATAAACAGTCCCGACCAGTTTGTCTGGCCGGAAGATCTTGCCTTGAAATGCCTCTACGGAATTGTTGTCCGGGCATATGATGCTGATGGGAATATCGTCGGAATTTCGAAACTGACACCCTGGCCGGGTGAATCACCTGTCTTGGAATGGGACAATTCTTCTTTCCAGAAAGATGCCGCGGCGCTGGCCCTGAGCGGTATCATGATGAAAATACATTTGACCAATTACGATTCCCTCCCCGTCTATCCCATATCCCACTGGAAATACAATTCTCTCAAAGAGACATCTCTGGCCCGGGATTGGGGCATTTTCTCCGGTGAGGATTTGCGTTCCGATCTGCAGCGACTGGAAAGAGAAGGTCATTCAGCCAGCCTGCGATCGGTTCTCAATGCGATTGATAATTATCCGGGAATGCCTCTCTGGGAAGCGGCAATGCGGGAAGGTTTGCGAATGAACCAGTTGAAGAGAGTGTATACGGTCAAGCGATTGAAGGAGCTTTTCGGCTCCAGGCTTCTACACGCCTGGGACTGGGGAAGAGCGATCTACCTGATCAGATGGTCCTACACCTTAGGGTATATAAAGGAAGATGAAGCCTGGAACCTGATTCACCATTTCCAGGAGCTGATTCAAACCGAGTATTCCAGCTGGGAAGATTTCGGCCAATCTTATGTGCTGGGCCGTTTTTATTGGAGTTCCGGACAGGGAACGGAACTGGAGAAAACCCGCGAAGCTCTGGATTATATGAATGAAATCTTTTCCGATGAGAACAGTCCGTGGAACGGCTTCTGGTCTGATAAGGAACTGATCATTTCCGCCGAACCCGTCAATTTCGATGAGGTTCTGTCGCTATCAGAAGAGGAAGAGCTTTTTAACTGGGTGCTGGATACCCAGAAAGCTTTGGGAGAATACCCGAATCTATTTGAAAAATACGCCGGAATGGGGCCTGCGGGCTGGAAAGATTATCCTCAGATACGGGAAATGTTTCTGCTTGCTGCCGAAAGAGCGGGACAGTTGAAAGAAGAAAAAGCTGCGCTTATGCAATCAATTAAAGATTTCCCGCTTTATTATCCTTTTATCCAGCAGCTGGCACGGCTTGAAGAAATAGAGGGAAGTTACGACAAGGCTCTGGAAGCTTTTGGCAGAATGGAAGAATGGGCATTGGATCTTCCGCAGAACCAGTATCTCAGAAGCAGACTGTATTATCTTCAGGAAGATTTCGACTCCGCTCTGCAACTGCTTGCAAAACCCGCAGATGAAGAATTTCAAGGAGAATGGTTTTACTACAATTCCCATTACGTAACCGGCGTTATTAAACTCAAGCAGGGATTTCCATCAGAGGCGCTGCCTCACCTGGAAATCGTTTACAGCAATTCTCCCGATAATTCCTATAACCAGTATTATTACGCCGTGTCGCTCCTCCTCTCCGGAGCAGGTGATCCCGATGAAATTGAGGACATGCTGACCCGGGCTGAATCGGCGGGAGAATTTACCATATCCGACTGGATCTGGGAGAAACTGACTGAATTGAAACAGAAGCTGGACGGTTTACAGAATCTGTAA
- a CDS encoding fibronectin type III domain-containing protein, giving the protein MKKLIYILVLFILLLVSCKNPVTGSGDFSKGDMTPFLERVELQNNVTVIDEISSEDFTITKDDDFLELTLINPNTQFSNIQVGNIVVMPPTTEYPEGFALDITEIENISSSSSARVSGSYIGKFKGFIVNELFSLFREFGGSFTIENQNIELNFLYLDGKCYDLNDSNSYNYEDIPTSVYEFIDGYFPSAGVDLLDLSVLEGILPNNDFKLSVGGKAAFLIKGFVSYNNLSLLLDISSNESRSRMQYRISGNEEFDLNIISSVDVSAAATLNLLPMYVPLDVVAGGVILKLVIMPQANLSGGLKLDATAEINQSAEILVGGTYTYNKESNVGNFEADSNSHFIATQNFDFTDTTFAVDGSIGIGAKIKLKALSATGPYISVIGGIGITYGDMYSAPYQDKRLDIDFSTDLTIGYEVEIANKSFFNLHYTWDDMIYYPIFPAPGGATNLTASYDNYSNFIQLNWDKNTHPFFPITKFFIQRKMNDSNYEDIGETDSDDLFFIDDDINQNEYYYYRVFAYAPRWRTWYSNQTEISTTSDNEYNMSLLPGTWYCSAIGDQPAIAMDINEIADGEFNTTSYSYTDSIYNEPDIKYWFSDNFFTTELILAERYSSDTFRGTISYDDDSTSLYPELVFTSDSSFQLTIYTDSSYSNVYINRLGIASNFYFSKSNTEIGVPVCFSGSIPGELSNLVIDNATQSSLEISWDSTTNATRYGIRRWNLSTGEYVVDIVENTSHVQDSNLDSNTYYQYEVRAGNSYGWGGWDFADGNTLSPPEIISTPFISLRPDELEVGETGTFIADKTISSNLGHSLEYRFNWGDGTYSEWSTSRYAYHSWSSKGTKNIKLLVRCALHTDIINESYEYEVPVYSTGTVTDYNNSGENDYPILDYTTMSSSIDMSNSFPSNSEVTNVTVYYEIRHTFPGDLDVWITAYYDNDWHDCMLFDVDDYLGGIDDIVGTTYNLHDWNGDSPNQVWYLSVRDRESGAEGYIDFFQIWIDYKSY; this is encoded by the coding sequence ATGAAAAAGTTAATTTACATACTTGTACTGTTCATTTTACTTCTAGTCTCTTGTAAGAATCCAGTGACAGGTTCAGGCGATTTCTCAAAAGGAGATATGACTCCTTTTCTAGAGAGAGTAGAACTTCAAAATAATGTAACAGTTATTGATGAAATATCTTCAGAGGATTTCACAATTACAAAAGACGATGATTTTTTGGAATTAACTTTAATAAATCCAAATACTCAATTTTCAAATATTCAAGTTGGGAATATTGTTGTAATGCCACCTACAACCGAATATCCTGAAGGCTTTGCACTAGACATTACAGAAATTGAAAACATATCGAGTTCATCTTCAGCTAGAGTCTCAGGTTCATATATTGGAAAATTTAAAGGTTTTATTGTAAATGAATTATTTTCCTTGTTTCGAGAATTTGGAGGATCATTTACCATTGAAAATCAAAATATTGAGTTAAATTTCCTGTATTTGGATGGTAAATGTTATGATTTGAATGATTCAAACTCATACAATTATGAAGATATACCAACTTCTGTATATGAGTTTATTGATGGATATTTTCCAAGTGCTGGTGTAGATCTTTTGGATTTATCTGTGCTTGAAGGAATATTACCTAATAACGATTTTAAATTATCTGTTGGTGGAAAAGCTGCTTTTCTAATAAAAGGCTTTGTTTCATATAATAATTTATCTTTATTATTGGATATATCATCAAATGAAAGTAGATCAAGAATGCAATATAGGATATCTGGGAATGAAGAATTTGATTTGAATATAATTTCATCTGTAGACGTCTCTGCAGCAGCAACATTAAACTTACTACCAATGTATGTCCCATTAGATGTAGTAGCTGGCGGTGTTATTTTAAAATTAGTAATAATGCCACAAGCGAATTTATCAGGCGGGTTAAAATTGGATGCAACTGCAGAAATCAATCAATCAGCAGAAATACTTGTTGGAGGAACATATACATATAATAAAGAAAGTAATGTTGGAAATTTTGAAGCTGATAGTAATAGCCACTTTATTGCTACGCAGAATTTCGATTTTACTGATACAACTTTTGCTGTAGATGGAAGTATTGGCATTGGAGCAAAAATTAAACTTAAAGCGTTATCTGCTACAGGCCCATACATATCTGTAATTGGAGGTATAGGAATTACATATGGAGATATGTATTCAGCGCCATATCAAGATAAAAGACTAGATATCGATTTTTCAACTGATTTAACAATAGGATACGAGGTTGAAATAGCAAACAAGTCTTTTTTTAATCTGCACTATACATGGGATGATATGATATATTACCCAATATTTCCTGCTCCTGGAGGAGCCACAAATCTAACAGCTTCATACGATAATTATAGCAACTTTATTCAACTAAATTGGGATAAAAATACTCATCCTTTTTTTCCAATAACAAAGTTTTTTATACAAAGAAAAATGAACGATTCTAATTATGAGGATATTGGAGAAACAGATTCGGATGACTTATTCTTTATTGATGATGATATAAATCAAAATGAGTATTATTATTACCGTGTATTTGCATATGCGCCAAGATGGAGAACATGGTATTCTAATCAAACAGAAATTTCGACAACATCTGATAATGAATATAATATGAGTCTTTTACCAGGGACATGGTATTGTTCTGCAATTGGTGATCAACCTGCTATAGCAATGGATATTAATGAAATAGCAGATGGTGAGTTTAATACTACTTCATATTCATACACGGATTCTATTTACAATGAACCTGATATCAAATATTGGTTTTCCGATAATTTTTTCACGACCGAATTGATTCTTGCAGAGAGATACTCATCTGATACATTTAGAGGAACAATTAGTTATGATGATGATTCTACTTCATTATATCCTGAATTAGTTTTTACTTCAGATAGCTCTTTTCAATTAACTATTTATACAGATTCTAGTTATTCAAATGTATACATTAATAGATTAGGAATTGCTTCTAATTTCTATTTTTCAAAATCAAATACTGAAATTGGGGTACCAGTGTGCTTTTCAGGCTCAATTCCCGGTGAGTTATCAAATTTAGTTATTGATAATGCGACTCAGTCTTCACTTGAAATAAGTTGGGATAGTACAACTAATGCAACAAGATATGGGATTAGACGTTGGAATTTATCAACTGGAGAGTATGTGGTTGATATAGTTGAAAACACATCTCATGTTCAAGATAGTAATTTAGACTCGAATACATATTACCAATATGAAGTAAGGGCTGGTAATTCATATGGTTGGGGAGGTTGGGATTTCGCAGATGGAAATACTCTATCCCCACCAGAAATTATTAGTACCCCTTTTATTTCATTAAGACCTGATGAATTAGAAGTTGGTGAAACAGGTACATTCATAGCTGACAAAACAATAAGTAGTAACCTTGGACATTCCCTAGAATATCGATTTAATTGGGGTGATGGTACATATTCTGAGTGGTCAACATCAAGATATGCTTACCATTCATGGAGTTCAAAGGGTACAAAAAATATCAAATTACTAGTCCGTTGTGCATTACATACTGATATTATTAATGAGTCATATGAATATGAAGTTCCAGTTTATTCAACAGGGACTGTGACTGACTATAATAATTCAGGTGAAAACGATTACCCAATACTTGATTACACAACAATGAGTAGTAGCATAGATATGTCAAATTCATTTCCCAGTAATTCAGAAGTTACAAATGTTACTGTCTATTATGAAATACGCCATACTTTCCCTGGAGATTTAGATGTCTGGATAACCGCATATTACGATAACGACTGGCATGATTGTATGTTATTTGATGTTGATGACTATCTAGGAGGAATTGATGATATAGTCGGAACGACTTATAATCTACACGACTGGAATGGTGATTCTCCAAATCAGGTTTGGTATTTATCTGTAAGAGATAGAGAATCTGGCGCTGAAGGTTATATTGACTTTTTTCAAATATGGATTGATTACAAATCTTATTAG